In Salisediminibacterium beveridgei, one DNA window encodes the following:
- a CDS encoding DUF4236 domain-containing protein: protein MSFRFQRRIRVAPGIRVNLSKRGVSTSVGKRGGTVSVGTRGVYGNAGLPGTGLSYRSKLNKKRTSGTGGHRKTGSKKGPTHSQPVLTEWDEQDQDVRFTRSDGTPLSSEETTALKRAHKEEITEIYQTKADEVNERTARLLELHQDAYDIHADLDQRLIESFGDSPEEPSLQQYVQEREEELTQDFSWFDKLIHLLPSKKKELNQAVNADAQMAFIQEKTDHEEALRDRDEEIKFRKTLLASVRKGQADAMADWAGIFLDELDFPLETDVDYDVVDAQTVFVDVDLPNPDKVPVKEAEVLKSGKLKITEKTQRDQRDHYARLAGGTALYLASYFLAYLPTVERVIVSGYQQQLDERNGHDQDVYIYSAMITRDGFQELNLDQLHPLLALESFEHRMNATKTFILKEITPFSPTDS from the coding sequence ATGAGTTTCAGGTTTCAAAGAAGGATTCGTGTCGCTCCAGGTATTCGAGTCAATCTCAGTAAGCGTGGGGTCAGTACGTCTGTTGGAAAACGCGGCGGGACCGTTTCTGTTGGAACAAGAGGGGTTTATGGCAATGCCGGTCTTCCAGGTACGGGGTTATCATACCGTTCAAAGCTGAATAAAAAAAGGACATCCGGGACGGGCGGACATCGGAAAACCGGATCCAAAAAGGGACCAACCCATTCTCAACCTGTGCTGACTGAATGGGATGAGCAAGACCAGGATGTCCGTTTCACCCGTTCGGACGGCACGCCGTTATCCAGTGAAGAAACGACTGCCTTAAAACGTGCACATAAAGAGGAAATCACAGAGATCTATCAGACAAAGGCAGATGAAGTCAATGAACGAACTGCCAGGCTTCTCGAACTTCATCAGGATGCTTATGATATCCATGCGGATCTGGATCAGAGACTCATAGAATCCTTTGGCGACTCACCAGAGGAACCTTCTTTACAGCAGTACGTGCAAGAAAGAGAAGAGGAATTAACGCAGGACTTCTCATGGTTTGATAAACTGATACATCTCCTGCCTTCTAAGAAAAAAGAACTCAATCAGGCTGTTAACGCCGATGCACAGATGGCATTCATTCAAGAAAAGACCGATCACGAAGAGGCCCTTCGTGACCGGGACGAAGAAATAAAATTTCGCAAGACATTATTGGCTTCAGTCAGAAAAGGACAAGCTGATGCCATGGCTGACTGGGCTGGTATCTTTCTCGATGAACTGGATTTCCCTTTGGAAACCGATGTGGATTATGATGTAGTCGATGCACAGACTGTCTTTGTGGATGTGGACCTCCCAAATCCTGATAAGGTTCCGGTGAAAGAAGCAGAAGTATTAAAATCAGGAAAACTGAAGATCACCGAGAAAACCCAACGGGATCAAAGAGATCATTATGCTAGACTTGCCGGTGGAACAGCCTTATACTTAGCCAGCTACTTTCTCGCTTACTTGCCGACCGTCGAGCGAGTAATCGTCTCCGGCTATCAACAACAGCTCGATGAACGAAATGGTCATGATCAGGATGTATACATTTACAGTGCCATGATCACCCGTGATGGATTTCAGGAACTGAATCTCGATCAACTTCACCCGCTGTTGGCACTCGAATCCTTTGAACACCGGATGAATGCCACGAAGACCTTCATCCTGAAAGAAATCACTCCATTCTCACCGACCGATTCGTAA
- a CDS encoding SRPBCC family protein translates to MRSLFQDTFYYKTDIDRPLSEVWSFFQTNDNLAAITGFPKIRILGDKDVTEGATVHLEMNFYLMKLEWKGEITKVVPEAFFMDEGTNLPFPFTAWRHVHAFKEIDEQTTRMIDRVEFAAKVPSPLIRLMLKGMFKDRERQLEKHFLKQDG, encoded by the coding sequence ATGAGGTCATTGTTCCAGGATACGTTTTACTATAAGACCGACATCGACCGGCCTTTATCTGAAGTCTGGTCGTTTTTTCAGACTAATGATAACCTGGCGGCGATCACCGGATTTCCCAAGATTCGGATCCTTGGGGATAAAGATGTGACAGAAGGTGCAACAGTTCATTTAGAGATGAATTTCTACCTGATGAAATTGGAATGGAAAGGTGAGATAACTAAAGTTGTTCCAGAAGCCTTTTTCATGGATGAAGGAACGAATTTACCTTTTCCATTTACGGCATGGCGACATGTTCATGCCTTCAAAGAAATTGATGAACAGACGACACGGATGATCGACCGGGTGGAGTTTGCAGCGAAAGTACCATCGCCATTGATTCGTTTAATGCTGAAGGGGATGTTTAAGGACAGAGAGCGTCAGTTGGAGAAACATTTTCTGAAACAAGATGGATAG
- the namA gene encoding NADPH dehydrogenase NamA, whose product MSALLFSPLTIKNVTFKNRIAMAPMCMYSSFSEDGHTSHWHQHHYESRAAGQVGLVMIEATTVMANGAISPQDLGIYSSDHIEGLKNLTDGIHNHGAKAGIQLAHAGRKANYDGRIMAPSAIAFDEENRIPDEMTANDIQELIQYFKKAAERARIAGFDVIELHGAHGYLINQFLSPLSNHRTDDYGGTKENRFRLLKEITEAVTVVWDGPLFVRLSADEYHPEGNQPEDLIEYGRLLKELGVDLIDCSSGGVVRTAIETYPGYQISYAENMRKKAGLLTGAVGLITNPHMAEEIIHNGRADMILIGRELLRNPYWPLEAAKSLGAKEVEPPRQYLAGWM is encoded by the coding sequence ATGAGCGCCTTGTTATTCTCACCACTCACAATCAAAAATGTTACCTTCAAAAACCGGATTGCCATGGCTCCGATGTGTATGTATTCTTCATTTTCGGAAGATGGTCATACCAGCCATTGGCATCAGCACCACTATGAATCCAGAGCGGCGGGTCAGGTGGGGCTCGTTATGATAGAAGCGACAACGGTGATGGCAAACGGTGCCATATCCCCGCAGGATCTCGGGATATACAGCAGTGATCATATTGAAGGACTTAAGAACCTGACGGATGGAATTCATAATCACGGAGCGAAGGCAGGCATTCAATTGGCACATGCAGGACGAAAAGCAAATTATGACGGCCGAATAATGGCACCCTCTGCGATTGCCTTTGATGAAGAAAACCGCATACCTGATGAGATGACGGCAAATGATATCCAGGAACTCATTCAGTATTTCAAAAAAGCTGCAGAAAGAGCCCGAATTGCTGGATTCGATGTAATTGAATTGCATGGTGCCCATGGCTATTTAATTAACCAGTTCCTCTCCCCTCTATCAAATCATCGCACGGATGACTATGGCGGTACGAAAGAGAATCGGTTCCGTCTTTTAAAAGAAATTACTGAAGCTGTGACAGTCGTTTGGGACGGCCCTCTTTTCGTCAGGCTCTCCGCTGACGAATACCATCCTGAAGGAAATCAGCCCGAAGACCTGATCGAATACGGACGCCTCCTCAAGGAACTGGGAGTGGATCTGATCGACTGCAGTTCAGGTGGAGTTGTCCGGACAGCCATAGAAACCTATCCCGGCTACCAGATCTCCTATGCAGAGAACATGCGTAAAAAAGCTGGTCTATTAACCGGTGCTGTAGGACTCATTACAAATCCTCATATGGCTGAAGAGATCATTCACAATGGGAGAGCGGATATGATTTTGATAGGCCGTGAACTCCTCAGAAATCCTTATTGGCCTCTGGAGGCAGCAAAATCGTTGGGCGCAAAAGAAGTGGAACCTCCCCGCCAATATCTCGCAGGTTGGATGTAA
- the cbpB gene encoding cyclic-di-AMP-binding protein CbpB, translated as MHNTKEQDLLNIGIERFIIPAEDVAHVQPDNSLEHALLVLVKSGYTAIPVLTTSYELCGLISKAQILDEILGIERMEPERLSQFLVRDMMTEDVASVVTTSTLERVMTVSINYPFVCVVNENGAFDGIITRSKLLAHLNGYLHEQRRLSNLDSNRDD; from the coding sequence ATGCATAACACAAAAGAACAGGATTTACTCAATATCGGAATTGAACGTTTTATTATCCCCGCCGAAGATGTTGCCCATGTTCAGCCTGATAACAGTCTAGAGCATGCTTTACTGGTACTTGTAAAATCCGGCTACACTGCTATCCCCGTTCTGACGACATCCTATGAGCTCTGTGGGCTGATCAGTAAGGCACAGATTTTGGATGAAATTCTCGGGATCGAACGGATGGAACCTGAACGATTGAGCCAATTCCTCGTGCGGGATATGATGACTGAAGATGTTGCTTCGGTAGTAACCACTTCCACCTTGGAACGGGTTATGACAGTATCAATTAACTACCCCTTTGTCTGTGTCGTTAACGAAAATGGCGCCTTTGACGGGATTATTACCAGAAGTAAGCTCCTGGCACATTTAAATGGTTATTTACATGAACAACGAAGACTTTCAAATCTAGACAGTAACCGGGACGACTGA
- a CDS encoding arsenic resistance protein, producing MLMKIYHFPQKHLLLVLPSVLILSFITGLYVNTQALGPTILIATIIMIFATMVGLKIQELTKIRQESKLIGVSFLINFVWIPLVALVIGMTLLSNDPLMFAGLALVALLPTSGMTIAWTGIQKGNMPAAVKLTVFGLVVGSVLTPWYLLIMVGQYVPINIMMTFRTIFMVVFIPLVLGQIVTRILLKKYTQQEFNKKIKPNLAPLSIWGLLYVVFVSTSARAEMLVGSLDLILYAAFAILLFYAINYTFATFIATKMFNRNDGIALVNGTVLRNLSIAIGIAATAFSAEAAILVTIAFMFQYSSISFYAKYSAKRWFSQSEREEDQASSV from the coding sequence ATGCTGATGAAAATCTATCATTTCCCTCAAAAACACCTACTGCTGGTTTTACCCAGTGTTTTAATTCTCAGTTTTATAACCGGGCTCTATGTCAACACACAGGCACTGGGTCCAACCATTTTAATCGCCACGATCATTATGATTTTCGCTACAATGGTAGGTTTAAAAATTCAGGAATTGACTAAAATCCGACAGGAATCCAAATTGATCGGAGTGTCATTCTTGATCAACTTCGTATGGATTCCGCTGGTGGCGCTTGTTATTGGCATGACGTTACTAAGCAATGATCCGTTAATGTTTGCTGGACTTGCTTTAGTGGCACTTCTTCCGACCAGCGGGATGACCATTGCCTGGACCGGTATTCAGAAAGGAAACATGCCTGCCGCTGTCAAGTTGACTGTATTCGGGCTGGTAGTGGGTTCAGTTCTGACACCTTGGTATCTGCTGATTATGGTGGGTCAGTATGTTCCGATAAATATTATGATGACATTCCGCACGATATTTATGGTTGTATTTATTCCACTTGTTCTCGGACAAATTGTGACGCGGATCCTGTTAAAAAAATACACACAACAGGAATTCAACAAGAAAATAAAACCAAATCTCGCGCCACTCAGCATTTGGGGACTTTTATATGTCGTTTTTGTCAGCACCAGCGCACGTGCAGAAATGCTTGTGGGAAGTCTCGACTTGATTTTGTATGCAGCTTTTGCGATCTTATTGTTCTATGCCATTAATTATACGTTTGCCACATTTATTGCTACAAAAATGTTTAACCGTAATGACGGAATTGCACTGGTAAATGGAACGGTACTTCGAAACTTATCCATTGCCATCGGTATTGCTGCTACGGCGTTTTCTGCAGAGGCTGCTATTCTTGTGACGATCGCATTCATGTTCCAATATTCGAGCATTTCGTTCTATGCGAAATATTCGGCAAAACGATGGTTCAGCCAATCCGAAAGGGAAGAGGATCAGGCATCATCCGTTTAA
- a CDS encoding OsmC family protein, which yields MMMFQIKAKSEGLKVEAEAGNHALVLDEGSQMGGKDQGPNPLQTTLSALASCENVTAHMAAKEMNFDLKGIEFDISGKFDPKGFMGDPNVRPYFETVTVNAKVRTSESEERLKELQERVEARCPVYTMMKAADVDLQDTWTIEP from the coding sequence ATGATGATGTTTCAAATTAAAGCAAAATCAGAAGGATTGAAGGTTGAGGCTGAAGCCGGTAACCATGCACTCGTGTTGGATGAAGGCAGTCAAATGGGTGGTAAAGATCAAGGACCCAATCCCTTGCAGACAACTCTATCAGCTTTAGCTTCTTGCGAGAATGTGACAGCGCATATGGCAGCTAAGGAAATGAATTTTGATCTCAAAGGCATTGAATTCGATATTTCCGGAAAATTTGACCCAAAAGGATTCATGGGAGATCCAAATGTGCGACCGTATTTTGAGACGGTAACCGTTAACGCAAAAGTAAGAACTTCAGAGTCTGAAGAGCGTTTGAAAGAACTGCAAGAAAGAGTGGAAGCACGCTGCCCGGTTTATACCATGATGAAAGCTGCCGATGTTGACCTTCAGGACACTTGGACAATCGAACCATGA
- a CDS encoding MerR family transcriptional regulator: MDYKDKKVISIGIMSELTGLSERQIRYYEERKLVFPERSKGGTRKFSFADVERLVEIANKMEDGMQTFEIRKQEVKKSDVRDKMLRGQLNAAFKMRK; the protein is encoded by the coding sequence CTGGATTATAAAGACAAAAAAGTGATCAGTATTGGAATCATGAGTGAATTAACCGGTCTGTCTGAAAGACAAATCCGCTATTATGAGGAACGAAAACTCGTCTTTCCTGAGCGAAGTAAGGGCGGTACCCGGAAATTTTCATTTGCCGATGTGGAGCGACTCGTCGAAATCGCCAATAAAATGGAAGATGGTATGCAAACCTTCGAGATTCGCAAACAGGAAGTGAAGAAATCCGATGTACGGGATAAAATGCTTCGTGGTCAGTTGAACGCTGCCTTCAAAATGCGGAAATAG
- a CDS encoding ion transporter, whose protein sequence is MSEFRSKVHTFVEHRLFQATIIILILFNAVIVGLETYPTIYQEYRSFFWSADTLLLWIFTIEIALRMIAAKPFTSFFKSSWNWFDFIIVSAGHIFVGAHFVTVLRILRVLRVFRAISVIPSLRRLVDALLRTIPSLGNIMLLMGIVFYIFAVIGTMLFQTVSPEYFGNLQLSLLTLFQVVTLESWASDVMRPIFEEIWWSWIYFVSFVLVGTFVVFNLFIGVIVSNVEKSEGEEKEQENTRRSDEQMAEIRSLRTEIEEMKTMIQEQGQKK, encoded by the coding sequence ATGAGTGAATTCCGCTCAAAAGTACATACGTTCGTAGAACATAGGCTGTTTCAAGCAACCATCATTATCCTGATTCTCTTCAATGCTGTGATTGTTGGTCTTGAAACTTACCCAACGATCTACCAGGAATACCGCTCTTTCTTCTGGTCCGCTGATACTTTATTATTATGGATTTTTACGATTGAAATTGCGCTTCGAATGATTGCAGCCAAACCTTTTACCTCTTTTTTTAAAAGCAGTTGGAACTGGTTTGATTTTATCATCGTCAGTGCCGGCCATATCTTCGTCGGTGCCCATTTCGTAACGGTTCTGAGGATTCTGAGGGTGCTTCGGGTATTCCGTGCAATTTCCGTAATACCCTCTTTACGCCGACTTGTGGACGCACTGCTGAGAACCATCCCTTCGCTTGGAAATATCATGTTATTGATGGGAATCGTTTTTTATATTTTTGCAGTGATTGGAACCATGCTTTTTCAAACCGTTTCTCCAGAATATTTCGGCAATCTCCAGTTGTCTCTTCTTACACTGTTTCAAGTGGTTACCCTGGAATCGTGGGCAAGTGATGTCATGCGCCCGATTTTTGAAGAAATCTGGTGGTCCTGGATATATTTCGTTTCATTTGTTCTCGTTGGTACATTTGTTGTCTTCAACTTGTTTATCGGCGTTATTGTCAGCAATGTAGAAAAATCCGAAGGTGAAGAAAAAGAACAGGAAAATACTCGCAGAAGTGATGAACAAATGGCGGAAATCCGGTCTTTACGAACCGAAATTGAGGAAATGAAGACCATGATACAGGAACAGGGACAGAAAAAATAA
- a CDS encoding phytoene desaturase family protein has translation MKRSHYDVVVIGGGLAGLSAAARLAHHGKKVALVERGKLGGRAMTIKLKGFQFNFGAHAIYARDKSYLTQMEKEMNLDITWEDYQQLHSRYDMGEETTVIPSSLGGLLQTKLLKGADKFRFAYHILFTTLGFEKGDPELSIQEWIELNKISPAVRDMMLNLANSNFFAGDARQIPSDVFFSYYRRLFKTNIPVSFIQGGWQVLINEFKRTIQDNNGDIFDKTKITDLETDGKTVHSAFAKRHQFNADEFIFAIPPEQLQKLFTDTHLNKEFRKYTDYESTFVMFYDVGLKKRIETEYTYVFDKDRQIFITDISYYDLLAAPPGGQLLQAVAYLRPDQVNDTEAHEAIIEKFEAFYDKHFPGWRKELVIPRASKKPVLQAIRWNMHHHGLPTHFEQMPNIHFAGDWTKAKGQLSELSFSSSYDCTQRILKLNSVIKQTT, from the coding sequence ATGAAGCGCAGCCATTATGATGTAGTTGTCATTGGCGGTGGATTAGCGGGACTATCTGCCGCAGCTCGTCTCGCCCACCACGGTAAAAAAGTTGCATTGGTGGAACGGGGGAAACTCGGCGGACGAGCTATGACAATTAAATTAAAAGGCTTTCAGTTTAATTTCGGGGCTCACGCTATTTATGCACGGGATAAATCGTATTTAACACAAATGGAAAAAGAAATGAATCTCGATATCACATGGGAAGATTATCAACAGCTGCATTCCCGCTATGACATGGGCGAGGAAACGACTGTGATTCCATCGAGCCTCGGTGGGCTTTTGCAAACGAAACTGCTGAAAGGGGCGGATAAATTCCGCTTTGCTTATCACATTCTGTTTACAACACTCGGATTTGAAAAAGGAGATCCCGAACTCTCCATTCAGGAATGGATTGAGTTGAATAAGATCAGCCCTGCCGTCCGTGATATGATGTTAAATCTGGCCAACAGTAATTTCTTTGCAGGTGATGCTCGTCAAATTCCTTCTGATGTCTTCTTTTCATATTACCGTAGGTTATTTAAAACGAATATTCCAGTAAGCTTTATTCAAGGGGGATGGCAGGTTCTGATCAATGAATTCAAAAGGACCATCCAAGATAATAATGGAGATATTTTTGATAAAACAAAAATCACCGATCTGGAGACAGACGGTAAAACAGTCCATAGCGCATTTGCGAAACGTCATCAGTTTAACGCAGATGAATTCATTTTTGCCATCCCACCGGAACAACTGCAAAAATTGTTTACTGATACCCATCTTAACAAAGAGTTCAGAAAATACACTGATTATGAATCAACGTTTGTCATGTTTTATGATGTTGGATTAAAAAAGAGGATCGAAACAGAGTATACGTATGTCTTTGACAAAGACCGGCAAATCTTTATTACGGATATTTCTTATTATGATCTTCTTGCTGCTCCTCCTGGAGGTCAACTTCTGCAAGCAGTGGCGTATCTCAGACCTGATCAAGTCAATGATACGGAAGCTCATGAAGCGATCATTGAAAAATTTGAAGCTTTTTATGACAAACACTTCCCAGGATGGCGAAAAGAACTCGTCATTCCCCGCGCTTCAAAAAAACCGGTACTCCAGGCGATTCGCTGGAATATGCATCACCATGGTTTACCAACGCACTTCGAGCAAATGCCAAATATACACTTTGCCGGAGACTGGACAAAAGCAAAAGGGCAGCTTTCTGAATTGTCTTTCTCCAGCTCTTATGACTGTACACAGCGTATTTTAAAATTGAATTCGGTCATTAAACAGACGACTTAA
- the proC gene encoding pyrroline-5-carboxylate reductase, with product MTVNISLIGAGSMAEALIAGWTNEQNNGRYHKHIQVTNHSNNTRLRYLEETYQVKAERDPASLIQHSDVIILACKPKDWQEALTPYLDYFTPEHTLISVMAGITTEDFESFFPFRIPVIRAIPNTSAVVNEAMTPYACGQHMTPSKHKIFKNLFLDIGDIQVVDENQMDAMTALTGTGPAYIYYLMESMEKAAIQEGIDPEMARKLVSQTLLGAGIRVKSEDIPPKILYEQIMSPGGTTEAGFKILQEHQVQSSVIDCISAACNRSKELGQSLTSNSKLKPDTTDKQ from the coding sequence CAATGGCAGAAGCCTTGATCGCTGGTTGGACAAACGAACAGAATAACGGCCGGTATCACAAACATATCCAAGTGACAAATCACTCAAACAACACACGGCTTCGATACTTGGAAGAAACATATCAGGTCAAGGCAGAGCGTGATCCTGCCTCACTCATTCAACACAGTGATGTAATCATCCTTGCCTGCAAACCGAAAGACTGGCAAGAAGCACTGACACCCTATCTCGATTACTTCACACCTGAGCATACACTGATTTCGGTCATGGCAGGTATTACAACCGAAGACTTTGAATCCTTTTTCCCTTTTCGTATTCCGGTTATCCGCGCAATTCCGAATACATCTGCCGTTGTCAATGAGGCAATGACTCCTTATGCATGTGGACAGCATATGACACCTTCCAAGCATAAGATTTTCAAAAATCTGTTTCTCGATATCGGCGATATCCAAGTAGTTGATGAAAATCAGATGGATGCGATGACTGCACTGACCGGCACTGGTCCTGCTTATATCTATTATCTGATGGAATCCATGGAAAAAGCCGCAATCCAGGAAGGAATCGATCCGGAAATGGCACGAAAGCTCGTCTCACAGACTCTCTTGGGCGCAGGTATTCGTGTGAAATCCGAAGATATACCACCAAAGATACTCTATGAACAAATTATGAGTCCAGGCGGTACCACTGAAGCAGGTTTTAAAATACTGCAAGAGCATCAGGTTCAATCTTCAGTGATCGATTGCATCAGCGCTGCATGCAATCGATCAAAGGAACTTGGTCAATCGTTAACTTCCAACAGCAAATTGAAACCTGATACAACAGATAAGCAGTAA